The window GGAAAAGGACCCGGAACCTTCTTCCGCCCCCGGACCAGCTCGCTTTTCGCGCGCTTGCCGGTTCCCCCGTCAGTTCCGCCACCTCGAGGGCCCGCACCAGCCGGACCCTGTCCGACGGGTGGATCCGCGCCGCGCCGCCGGGGTCGATCCGTGCGAGCTCCCCGTGAAGGACCGCCCCCCCCTCCTCCTCCCACCGGCGGGAAAGACGGGCCCGAACGGAGGGATCGGACGGGAGCGGGTCGAGACCCCGCAGGAGCGCCCGGATGTACATCCCGGTTCCGCCCGACACGAGCGGAAACCGTCCCCTCTCCCGGATGCCGCGGATCGCCTCGCCCGCCCCGGCAACGAAACGGCCCGCGCTGTACTCCTCGCCCGGGTCCGCGACGTCGATCAGGTGATGGGGGACTTCCGCCCGCTCCGCGGGCGTTGGCTTCGCCGTCCCGATGTCCATCCCCCGGTAGACCTGCATCGAATCGGCGTTGACGATCTCCAGGGGGAAGAGGCGGGCCAGGGCGACCGCGGCGGCCGTTTTCCCGGACGCGGTGGGGCCGGACAGGACGAGGATCCGGTTTTCCTTCATGGGGGCTTACGAGCGGCCGAACATCCGTTTCATCTCGGCGGCGGTGATCTTGACCCAGACCGGTCGGCCGTGGGGGCAGCTGTGGGAGGCGACGGCGCGCTCGAGGTCGGAAAGGAGCGCCCGCATCCCCTCCTTTTCGAGCGGCATCCCGGCCCGCAGGGAGGCGTGGCAGGCGATGCGCCACAGTTCCCGGTCGGCATCGAAGATCCCCTTCGGGGCGGACCCCTGGGAGAGGAGAAAATCGCCCAGGTCCTTCCACCAGCTCTGGAGGTCGAAATGCCCCAGGATGGCGGGCCCCCCCGAGATCTTGAACGTATTTTCCCCGAAGGATTCGCAGAGGAACCCGACCGCCATCAGGAACGCCTCGATCTCGGCCCG is drawn from Candidatus Deferrimicrobiaceae bacterium and contains these coding sequences:
- the miaA gene encoding tRNA (adenosine(37)-N6)-dimethylallyltransferase MiaA — its product is MKENRILVLSGPTASGKTAAAVALARLFPLEIVNADSMQVYRGMDIGTAKPTPAERAEVPHHLIDVADPGEEYSAGRFVAGAGEAIRGIRERGRFPLVSGGTGMYIRALLRGLDPLPSDPSVRARLSRRWEEEGGAVLHGELARIDPGGAARIHPSDRVRLVRALEVAELTGEPASARKASWSGGGRRFRVLFLVLAVDRAELYRRIDLRVDSMFRAGLVEEVERLLAKGYGPELRCMKALGYRHVVSHLRDGVPLELAVSQMKQDTRRYAKRQVTWLSGEPGTVSLAGPDPLAAAAEEVRKFLF